Genomic segment of Caproiciproducens sp. NJN-50:
TCACAGTCGTGGTCGACGCTCATCACGGTGCAGACGACGGAAACGTCGTTGCGCATGTCCTTCGGGAACAGGGGGCGGATCGGGCGGTCAATCATGCGGGAGGTCAGGATCGCCTTGTCGGTCGGCCGGCCTTCCCTCTTCAGGTACGAGCCGGGAATCCTGCCGACGGAATAGAGTTTTTCCTCAAAATCGACGGAAAGCGGGAAAAAATCCACGCCCTCGCGCGGTTTTGCGGAAGCGGTGGCCGCCACGTGGACCACCGTCTCACCGTAGCGGACCAGGCACTCGCCGTTTGCAAGCTGGGCCATCTTGCCCGTTTCCACCACAAACGGCCGGCCCGCAAACTCCGTTTTATACACTTTGTAATTCTCAAACATGAACGTCTCTCCTCCGTTGCGTCTCCGGACAGCGGGTACGGCTGATTTAGCAATAAAACCGGCGTCCAGCCGGCCGCGCGGGGCGTCCGTTTCACTGCTAAATTCCCGTATTTCCCTCTCTCCGGAGACTTCTCATAATAAGCCTAAAGGCAGGCGGTAAGAACCGCCTGCCCTGAAGTGTAAATTATTTGCGGATTCCCAATTTTTCAATAATGACACGGTACCGGGAGATATCGCTCTTCTGCAGATAGTTGAGCATGTTTCTTCTCTGGCCCACCATTTTCAGAAGCCCGCGGCGGGAATGATGATCCTTTTTGTGGGCCTTCAGGTGCTCGGTCAGAGCGTTGATCCGGGTTGTCAGAATCGCGATCTGAACTTCCGGCGAGCCGGTGTCGCCCTCGTGCAGCGCGTATTGTTTGATGATTTCCGTTTTTTCTTCTTTCAGCATAACTGTTCCACCTTTTCATCAATTTCCCACATTCTCAGAACAGGGCCGGTGAAATCCCCACGCACGGGGCGTTCCCCCTGATCCGGGAAAGGGGCGTTTGGATTCTTGGTTCCATAGATTTAGATTATAGCACAGCAAAATGGTTTTGTAAATGAAAACTTACAGTGCGCCTCCGGCCTGGACGGCGCTCTTAAATGCGCCTGGCTGCGGAAACATCCTGCGAAAAAAATTCTCTCGCCTGCGCGCCGTCGCGCAGAATCTGCGCTCTCAGGTCCTCCAGCGTGGGAAACCGGCGCTCCGGGCGGAGAAAACGGAGCAGCTCCACCCGGACGGTCCTTCCGTAGAGCTCACCGCCGCGGTAATCAGGCATCCAGGTTTCCGAAAGCGGCTGGTCGGAGCCGACCGTGGGCTTGACTCCCACATTGGTCACCCCGGCATACCGTTGATTCTCCACAAGAACCTGTGAAACATAGACCCCGAACTTCGGCTGGACGAAGCCCTTCGGCAACTCCTGGTTCAGGGTCGGGGTGCCGAGCGAATGTCCCAGCCTTCTGCCCCGGCGGACCGGCATGCAGTAGCCGAACGGGCGCCCAAGCAGCTTGGCCGCCTCGCCGGCCCGTCCGGCTTCCAGCAGACCGCGGATGCGGGTGGAGCTGACGGGCGTGCCGCCCACCATCACCGCCTTGGCAACCGAAACGGCGACTCCGCGCGCCCCGCAGAGCCCAGCCAGCGTGGAGCTGTCCGCCTTTCCGCCGCGTCCGAACGTAAAATTGAAGCCGCAGCAGACTTTTTTCGCTTTTAAGCAGCCAATGAGAATCCTGTCGACAAATTCCTCCGCGGAAAGATCCTTCACGGCGCGGAATTCCAGAATATACAGCTGTTTCACGCCCATGTGCTCCAGCACGGCGATTTTATCTTCCTGCGACAGCAGCCGCCCGCCGGCTCCTCCGCCCAGGTCCGCAAGCGGGTTTTCCGCAAAGGTGAAAACAGTGGGCAGAAGCCCTTCCGATGCTCCGTCCAGCGCGAGGGAGATCACTTTCCGATGCCCCACATGCAGTCCGTCGAAATTCCCCAATGCGACGGCGCTGTCTCCCTCGGAGGGCGTCAATGTTCGATCAATTTCCATGCTTATTTTTCTCCAAAACAAAAGGATTTATTCTGTGCGGCAGCGTGCCGCTGGCCTCCGGCCGAATGCAAACCGTCGACCGCGGCTGAAAAGCTGCAATCAAATTCAGGTTTTCGCCCGGCGCTCCGGCACCCTTCCCCTCGGCGGCGGTTTCGTTTGGAGGAAGGTCCACACAAGCCTCCGAAAAACGGGCCGGGGCGAATGGAAGGTCAAAACGCTTTTTCCGGCGAAAGCCGTGTTCGCCCCCCGCCGGGCGCGGAATGTTTATCCGCCGGGAAACAGCCTCAGCACGCGGAGCCGGCCGTTCTCGGCGCGGCCAAGCCCGAGAAATCCTCCGGCCGGGTCTTTCACACGGTAAACGGAGCCTTCGCCGGGCGCGGTCCGGCGAAGCGCAGTCCGTTCCAGATCCAGCGCTCCGCCGTTGAGGAACCTCACCGACTGCGCCGGAGACACGCCGACGGACGGCAGATCGGAAAACAGCGTTTCCACCGGCAGGACGCGTTCCTCCAGCCGCCCTTCGGCCGCAAGCTCTTTCGCCCGCGGCAGCGTGATGCAGTCAGAAACCGTGAAACCCGAGGCGCGCGTTCTGCGCAGGGAGGACATTGCGCCGTATGTATGCAGCGCCTCCCCCAGGTCCGCGCAGACCGTGCGGACATAGGTGCCCTTCGAACAGGCGATCCGGAGCGCGCCGGAACGCGCCGCTTCGTCATAGGACAGCAGCTCCAGCCGGTAAATCGTCACCGGACGCGGTTCACGCTCGACCTCGATCCCCCTGCGGGCCAAATCGTAAAGGCGCTTTCCGCCCACGCTGACCGCGGAAACCATCGGCGGCACCTGCAGAATATCGCCGCGGAAGGCGCCGAGCGCCGATTCCACCTCTTCCGCCGTCGCGCCGTGTCCGCTTTCGGCGACGGTCTTTCCCGTCGTGTCCTGCGTGTCCGTCGCGATCCCAAGACGAAACCCGGCCTCGTATTCCTTGTCGGTGTCTGGCAGCAGCGCCTCCGCGCGCGTCGCGCAGCCAAGCAGCAGAGGCAGCACGCCCGTCGCCATCGGGTCCAGCGTGCCCGTATGCCCGATCCGCTTTTCGCGGGTCAGGCCGCGCAGGACGGCAACCACGTCAAAGGAGGTAAAACCGGCGGGCTTGTCCAGAATCAGAATTCCATTCATCCATGCGTCTCCAGATAATTGCGCACCGCGCCGAGCATCTGTTTTTTCGCCTCTTCCAGCGG
This window contains:
- the rpsO gene encoding 30S ribosomal protein S15, giving the protein MLKEEKTEIIKQYALHEGDTGSPEVQIAILTTRINALTEHLKAHKKDHHSRRGLLKMVGQRRNMLNYLQKSDISRYRVIIEKLGIRK
- the truB gene encoding tRNA pseudouridine(55) synthase TruB gives rise to the protein MNGILILDKPAGFTSFDVVAVLRGLTREKRIGHTGTLDPMATGVLPLLLGCATRAEALLPDTDKEYEAGFRLGIATDTQDTTGKTVAESGHGATAEEVESALGAFRGDILQVPPMVSAVSVGGKRLYDLARRGIEVEREPRPVTIYRLELLSYDEAARSGALRIACSKGTYVRTVCADLGEALHTYGAMSSLRRTRASGFTVSDCITLPRAKELAAEGRLEERVLPVETLFSDLPSVGVSPAQSVRFLNGGALDLERTALRRTAPGEGSVYRVKDPAGGFLGLGRAENGRLRVLRLFPGG
- the ribF gene encoding riboflavin biosynthesis protein RibF; the encoded protein is MEIDRTLTPSEGDSAVALGNFDGLHVGHRKVISLALDGASEGLLPTVFTFAENPLADLGGGAGGRLLSQEDKIAVLEHMGVKQLYILEFRAVKDLSAEEFVDRILIGCLKAKKVCCGFNFTFGRGGKADSSTLAGLCGARGVAVSVAKAVMVGGTPVSSTRIRGLLEAGRAGEAAKLLGRPFGYCMPVRRGRRLGHSLGTPTLNQELPKGFVQPKFGVYVSQVLVENQRYAGVTNVGVKPTVGSDQPLSETWMPDYRGGELYGRTVRVELLRFLRPERRFPTLEDLRAQILRDGAQAREFFSQDVSAARRI